The Halictus rubicundus isolate RS-2024b chromosome 3, iyHalRubi1_principal, whole genome shotgun sequence genome includes a region encoding these proteins:
- the LOC143352366 gene encoding maspardin, whose protein sequence is MSCSSELSQSQEYLSFRSSVPLRKIVVDSDGTKGWKVYDSSPKTIKCPLVCLPPVSGTADVFFKQILGLAARGYRIISAEPPVYWNVKEWCDGFRKLLDYMELDKVHLFGASLGGFLAQKFTEFNAHCPRVASLVLCNTFTDTSVFNYNDSAAVFWILPSLVLKKMLMSNFVTEKVDGEMVEAIDFMVERLESLTQSELASRLTMNCTNCYVQPQKICNLPITIIDVFDEYALSNSVREEVYKCYPNAKLAHLKNGGNFPYLSRSAEVNLHLQIHLRQFEGTEYSASEKRKM, encoded by the exons ATGTCGTGTTCGAGCGAGCTGTCCCAGTCCCAGGAATACCTCAGCTTTCGCAGCTCCGTCCCGCTGAGGAAAATCGTCGTCGACTCCGATGGCACCAAG GGATGGAAGGTGTACGATTCCAGCCCGAAGACAATAAAATGTCCACTAGTGTGTCTCCCACCGGTCAGCGGCACCGCGgacgtattttttaaacaaatattggGCTTAGCAGCCAGAGGATATCGCATTATATCG gcAGAGCCACCAGTGTATTGGAACGTCAAGGAATGGTGTGACGGTTTTAGGAAGCTTTTGGACTACATGGAGCTGGACAAAGTGCACCTATTCGGCGCCTCCCTAG GTGGTTTCCTCGCGCAGAAGTTTACCGAGTTTAATGCTCACTGTCCTAGAGTAGCCTCGTTGGTACTTTGTAACACGTTTACGGATACATCGGTGTTCAATTACAACGATTCCGCAGCGGT GTTCTGGATTCTGCCGTCGTTGGTTTTGAAGAAGATGCTGATGAGCAACTTTGTCACCGAGAAGGTGGACGGGGAAATGGTGGAGGCTATAGATTTTATGGTCGAAAGG TTGGAAAGCTTGACGCAGTCCGAGCTGGCGTCCCGATTGACAATGAATTGCACAAACTGCTACGTGCAACCGCAGAAAATATGCAACTTGCCGATTACGATCATAGACGTATTCGACGAGTACGCATTATCAAACTCCGTCAGAGAGGAGGTGTACAAGTGTTATCCGAATGCGAAGCTGGCACATTTGAAGAACGGCGGGAATTTTCCATATCTGAGTCGCTCGGCAGAGGTCAATTTACATTTACAG ATTCACCTGAGACAGTTCGAGGGCACGGAATACTCCGCTTCTGAAAAAAGGAAGATGTAG
- the LOC143352235 gene encoding major facilitator superfamily domain-containing protein 12 isoform X2 encodes MCPEDEECVPQPQRVRLKQRLLQTPSYNVTRSSIEIFRMENDAERSPLLERKIRTSTKFAYALGHIFNDLTAAMWFSYTLIYFQRVALLEPIAAGALLLLGQIVDAFMTPIFGILVDRYWKKKIWHIIGSILVTLTFPVIFGGFAEPSSTAVIIVYVVSITLFQTGWAAVQISHLSMIPALTNSQLARADLTAIRYSAQVGAAVVVFVVTWIVLPTNEEIVVRGLAQEDSYKFRNIVLTLTLIGLVATLLFHVFLKGHLLEQQHQHKVSSEETQRLVDNPQHNRSSWFNTTILLRVAMLYVASRLFITLATVYLPLYIEEADIDGKEALATVPLVSYVSSFVAALMLKHLNKSCGTKMCYLLGTIIGIFSAVVTEFGGSSAAIIYVVAILIGAGSSITMVTALSVTAEIIGPRTERSAVVYSVVTFLDKVVTGLVVIFIEKWRCTQPELCPNYNRDSLSLVCAVSMSLGLATLLSVSRCLT; translated from the exons ATG TGTCCCGAAGATGAAGAGTGTGTCCCGCAACCGCAAAGGGTTCGCCTGAAGCAGAGGTTGCTTCAAACACCTTCGTACAACGTGACACGGTCGTCGATCGAGATTTTCAGAATGGAGAACGACGCGGAGAGGTCTCCGCTGTTGGAGAGGAAGATCAGGACCTCTACGAAGTTCGCGTACGCCTTGGGACACATTTTCAATGACCTCACGGCTGCCATGTGGTTCTCCTACACCCTCATCTACTTCCAGAGGGTGGCTCTACTGGAGCCGATTGCGGCCGGTGCTCTTTTGCTCTTAG GACAAATCGTGGACGCTTTCATGACGCCCATTTTCGGGATTCTGGTCGACCGATACTGGAAGAAGAAGATCTGGCACATTATCGGGTCGATCCTGGTTACGCTGACGTTCCCTGTAATTTTTGGCGGATTTGCCGAACCGTCCAGCACCGCTGTCATAATCGTCTACGTGGTCAGCATCACCCTGTTCCAAACTGGATGGGCGGCCGTCCAAATTTCCCACCTGTCTATGATCCCAGCGCTGACCAACTCGCAGCTGGCGCGAGCGGATTTAACAGCGATAAG GTACTCGGCTCAAGTGGGTGCAGCAGTGGTAGTGTTCGTCGTCACGTGGATAGTTCTGCCAACGAACGAGGAGATCGTGGTCCGTGGACTAGCTCAGGAAGACAGTTACAAATTCAGG AACATCGTATTGACCCTAACTCTCATCGGGCTGGTCGCCACGTTGCTCTTCCACGTGTTCCTGAAAGGACATCTCCTAGAGCAGCAGCACCAGCACAAGGTATCGTCCGAGGAAACCCAGCGATTGGTCGATAATCCTCAGCACAATCGAAGCTCGTGGTTCAATACGACCATTCTGCTGCGAGTGGCGATGCTGTACGTGGCCAGCAGACTCTTCATCACTTTGGCCACCGTGTATTTGCCGTTGTATATAGAAGAAGCGGACATCGACGGGAAAGAGGCTTTGGCGACCGTTCCGTTGGTCTCGTACGTGTCCTCCTTCGTGGCTGCGCTGATGCTGAAACACTTGAACAAATCTTGCGGCACCAAG ATGTGCTACCTCCTGGGAACAATTATTGGAATATTTTCCGCGGTGGTTACCGAGTTTGGTGGAAGCAGCGCGGCGATCATCTACGTCGTCGCGATTCTAATCGGAGCCGGAAGCTCGATCACGATGGTGACAGCGTTGAGCGTCACCGCGGAAATAATTGGCCCTCGGACAGAACGGAGCGCTGTTGTCTACTCTGTTGTCACTTTTCTTGATAAGGTTGTCACAGGACTGGTCGTTATTTTCATCGAAAAATG GAGGTGTACGCAACCAGAATTGTGCCCAAATTACAACAGGGACTCTTTGTCGTTGGTTTGCGCCGTTTCCATGTCTCTGGGACTTGCTACATTGCTCTCTGTGTCGCGGTGTTTAACTTAA
- the LOC143352235 gene encoding major facilitator superfamily domain-containing protein 12 isoform X1, whose product MYSQELRCPEDEECVPQPQRVRLKQRLLQTPSYNVTRSSIEIFRMENDAERSPLLERKIRTSTKFAYALGHIFNDLTAAMWFSYTLIYFQRVALLEPIAAGALLLLGQIVDAFMTPIFGILVDRYWKKKIWHIIGSILVTLTFPVIFGGFAEPSSTAVIIVYVVSITLFQTGWAAVQISHLSMIPALTNSQLARADLTAIRYSAQVGAAVVVFVVTWIVLPTNEEIVVRGLAQEDSYKFRNIVLTLTLIGLVATLLFHVFLKGHLLEQQHQHKVSSEETQRLVDNPQHNRSSWFNTTILLRVAMLYVASRLFITLATVYLPLYIEEADIDGKEALATVPLVSYVSSFVAALMLKHLNKSCGTKMCYLLGTIIGIFSAVVTEFGGSSAAIIYVVAILIGAGSSITMVTALSVTAEIIGPRTERSAVVYSVVTFLDKVVTGLVVIFIEKWRCTQPELCPNYNRDSLSLVCAVSMSLGLATLLSVSRCLT is encoded by the exons ATGTATTCGCAGGAATTACGG TGTCCCGAAGATGAAGAGTGTGTCCCGCAACCGCAAAGGGTTCGCCTGAAGCAGAGGTTGCTTCAAACACCTTCGTACAACGTGACACGGTCGTCGATCGAGATTTTCAGAATGGAGAACGACGCGGAGAGGTCTCCGCTGTTGGAGAGGAAGATCAGGACCTCTACGAAGTTCGCGTACGCCTTGGGACACATTTTCAATGACCTCACGGCTGCCATGTGGTTCTCCTACACCCTCATCTACTTCCAGAGGGTGGCTCTACTGGAGCCGATTGCGGCCGGTGCTCTTTTGCTCTTAG GACAAATCGTGGACGCTTTCATGACGCCCATTTTCGGGATTCTGGTCGACCGATACTGGAAGAAGAAGATCTGGCACATTATCGGGTCGATCCTGGTTACGCTGACGTTCCCTGTAATTTTTGGCGGATTTGCCGAACCGTCCAGCACCGCTGTCATAATCGTCTACGTGGTCAGCATCACCCTGTTCCAAACTGGATGGGCGGCCGTCCAAATTTCCCACCTGTCTATGATCCCAGCGCTGACCAACTCGCAGCTGGCGCGAGCGGATTTAACAGCGATAAG GTACTCGGCTCAAGTGGGTGCAGCAGTGGTAGTGTTCGTCGTCACGTGGATAGTTCTGCCAACGAACGAGGAGATCGTGGTCCGTGGACTAGCTCAGGAAGACAGTTACAAATTCAGG AACATCGTATTGACCCTAACTCTCATCGGGCTGGTCGCCACGTTGCTCTTCCACGTGTTCCTGAAAGGACATCTCCTAGAGCAGCAGCACCAGCACAAGGTATCGTCCGAGGAAACCCAGCGATTGGTCGATAATCCTCAGCACAATCGAAGCTCGTGGTTCAATACGACCATTCTGCTGCGAGTGGCGATGCTGTACGTGGCCAGCAGACTCTTCATCACTTTGGCCACCGTGTATTTGCCGTTGTATATAGAAGAAGCGGACATCGACGGGAAAGAGGCTTTGGCGACCGTTCCGTTGGTCTCGTACGTGTCCTCCTTCGTGGCTGCGCTGATGCTGAAACACTTGAACAAATCTTGCGGCACCAAG ATGTGCTACCTCCTGGGAACAATTATTGGAATATTTTCCGCGGTGGTTACCGAGTTTGGTGGAAGCAGCGCGGCGATCATCTACGTCGTCGCGATTCTAATCGGAGCCGGAAGCTCGATCACGATGGTGACAGCGTTGAGCGTCACCGCGGAAATAATTGGCCCTCGGACAGAACGGAGCGCTGTTGTCTACTCTGTTGTCACTTTTCTTGATAAGGTTGTCACAGGACTGGTCGTTATTTTCATCGAAAAATG GAGGTGTACGCAACCAGAATTGTGCCCAAATTACAACAGGGACTCTTTGTCGTTGGTTTGCGCCGTTTCCATGTCTCTGGGACTTGCTACATTGCTCTCTGTGTCGCGGTGTTTAACTTAA